A genomic window from Thiomonas arsenitoxydans includes:
- a CDS encoding hemolysin family protein, producing the protein MEVLILFGLILLNGLFAMSEIALVTARRARLTALAEAGNENARTALHLSEQPTRLLSTVQIGITSISVLNGILGEAAFSEPVANWLISLGLLPKFAGVSATAIVVLIITFASIVIGELVPKRLGQLAPERIAMVMARPMTWIARGAAPFVKLLSISTDLLLTLLRVRHNTMPQMTEAEINEVLEEGSDAGVIEEQEHEMVRNVFRLDDRQIASLMTPRNEIEYLDVDQPLSENLNKIAQSTHSRFPLVKRGLEEVVGIVSTKDLLGRFIRREGIDDLSKAAVPATFVPESLTGLELLQTFRQSPEHTAVVIDEYGQTMGIVTVQDLMEAIAGEFKSHPSEEPWAIQREDGSWLMDGLITVEDLKTRLGLARLPDEEKQRYNTLSGMLMLLLARLPATGDIVQWGDWTFEIVDMDGKRIDKVLVQRRPTEAADEFSDPGEGRDSRL; encoded by the coding sequence ATGGAAGTGCTGATTCTGTTCGGTCTGATTCTGCTCAATGGTCTGTTCGCCATGTCGGAGATCGCGCTGGTCACGGCGCGCCGTGCTCGCCTGACCGCGCTGGCGGAGGCCGGCAATGAAAACGCCCGCACCGCGCTGCATCTGTCCGAGCAGCCCACGCGCTTGCTGTCCACGGTGCAGATCGGCATCACCTCCATCAGTGTGCTCAACGGTATTTTGGGCGAGGCGGCGTTTTCCGAGCCGGTGGCCAACTGGCTGATCTCGCTGGGTCTGCTGCCCAAGTTTGCCGGGGTGTCGGCCACGGCTATCGTGGTGCTGATCATCACCTTCGCCTCCATCGTCATTGGCGAGCTGGTGCCCAAGCGGCTGGGGCAACTCGCGCCCGAGCGCATCGCCATGGTGATGGCGCGGCCCATGACCTGGATCGCCCGCGGCGCGGCGCCCTTCGTCAAGCTGCTGTCCATTTCCACCGACCTGCTGCTGACCTTGCTGCGCGTGCGCCACAACACCATGCCGCAGATGACCGAGGCCGAGATCAACGAGGTGCTCGAAGAAGGCTCGGACGCCGGGGTGATCGAGGAGCAGGAGCACGAGATGGTGCGCAATGTGTTCCGCCTTGACGACCGGCAGATCGCCTCGCTGATGACGCCGCGCAACGAGATCGAATATCTCGACGTCGATCAGCCGCTGAGCGAAAACCTGAACAAAATCGCGCAGTCGACGCATTCGCGCTTTCCGCTGGTCAAACGCGGGCTGGAGGAAGTGGTCGGCATCGTCTCGACCAAGGATTTGCTGGGCCGTTTCATCCGCCGCGAGGGTATCGACGATCTAAGCAAGGCCGCCGTACCCGCGACCTTCGTGCCCGAAAGCCTGACCGGGCTGGAGCTGCTGCAGACCTTCCGCCAGAGTCCCGAGCACACCGCCGTGGTGATCGACGAATACGGCCAGACCATGGGCATCGTGACCGTGCAGGACTTGATGGAGGCCATTGCAGGCGAGTTCAAGTCGCATCCGTCCGAAGAACCTTGGGCGATACAGCGCGAAGACGGCTCTTGGCTGATGGACGGCCTCATCACCGTGGAAGACCTCAAGACCCGCCTGGGCCTGGCCCGTCTGCCCGACGAGGAAAAGCAGCGCTACAACACCCTATCGGGCATGCTCATGCTACTGCTCGCACGGCTGCCGGCCACTGGCGACATCGTGCAGTGGGGCGACTGGACTTTCGAGATCGTCGATATGGACGGCAAGCGCATCGACAAGGTGCTGGTGCAGCGCCGCCCCACCGAAGCCGCAGACGAATTCTCCGACCCCGGCGAAGGACGCGACTCGCGGCTTTGA
- a CDS encoding AEC family transporter has protein sequence MLHDALLLLPDFILIVLGLLLMRFTALNRSVWDGVERLVYFVLFPALLFSTTSRGHASLGDTRDFVIAGAAMLLIGIGLSYLAFWSRKADRRCVASGVQTAFRFNSYIALAVADRVGGPPAVSLVAVLIAVGVPLCNVAAVWALARHAQSNVWRELLRNPLLIATVAGLTVHSLGLSLPEPIVPALDRLGHASIALGLMTVGAGLQWRGLHRELPVGLWFLSIRHLLLPLSAMALAWAFALPPLQALVLVLFAAMPTASSAYVLAARMGGDGPYVAGLVSLSTVLGAFSIPVFLAVMQH, from the coding sequence ATGCTGCACGACGCCCTGCTCCTGCTGCCTGACTTCATCTTGATCGTGCTGGGGCTGCTGCTCATGCGCTTCACCGCGCTCAACCGCAGCGTGTGGGACGGGGTGGAACGGCTGGTGTATTTCGTGCTGTTTCCGGCTCTGCTGTTTTCCACCACCAGCCGCGGCCATGCCAGTCTGGGCGACACGCGGGACTTCGTCATCGCGGGAGCGGCCATGCTGCTCATCGGCATCGGCCTGTCGTATCTGGCCTTCTGGTCGCGCAAGGCCGACCGACGTTGCGTGGCCAGCGGCGTGCAGACCGCCTTTCGCTTCAATTCCTACATTGCCCTGGCCGTCGCCGATCGGGTGGGCGGCCCGCCCGCGGTGTCTTTGGTCGCGGTGCTCATCGCCGTGGGGGTGCCGCTGTGCAATGTCGCGGCGGTGTGGGCCCTGGCGCGTCATGCACAAAGCAATGTCTGGCGCGAACTGTTGCGCAACCCCCTGCTAATCGCCACCGTCGCCGGGCTGACGGTGCACAGCCTCGGCCTGTCGCTGCCCGAGCCCATCGTGCCCGCGCTGGATCGGCTCGGCCATGCCTCCATCGCACTAGGGCTGATGACCGTGGGCGCCGGTCTGCAATGGCGCGGCCTGCACCGGGAATTGCCGGTGGGTCTGTGGTTTCTGAGCATCCGGCACCTGCTGCTGCCCCTGTCTGCGATGGCGCTGGCTTGGGCGTTTGCACTGCCGCCGCTGCAGGCTCTGGTGCTGGTGCTGTTCGCCGCCATGCCCACCGCGTCGAGCGCCTACGTGCTGGCGGCCCGCATGGGCGGTGACGGCCCCTACGTGGCCGGCCTCGTCAGCCTGTCCACCGTACTCGGCGCCTTCTCCATTCCGGTCTTTCTCGCCGTGATGCAGCATTGA
- a CDS encoding SixA phosphatase family protein, with protein MTLTSLSNMPNFHVIFWRHAEAEDAAGSAQGDEVDLRRNLTKQGRRDAAQVAGWIKSQLPKPWTVISSPAQRARQTAQHLNDYPVIDPRLRPESSMEELLSVVSEFPREGGALVLVGHQPILGRAGLYWITGCDQQFSLRKSGLLWAVERSREVGIQRSLRACVSPDLLGD; from the coding sequence ATGACACTCACTTCCCTGTCTAACATGCCGAATTTCCACGTTATTTTCTGGCGACACGCCGAGGCCGAAGACGCCGCGGGCTCTGCGCAGGGCGACGAGGTCGATCTGCGCCGCAACCTCACCAAGCAAGGCCGACGCGACGCGGCCCAGGTCGCCGGGTGGATCAAATCGCAGTTGCCCAAACCCTGGACGGTGATCTCCAGCCCCGCCCAGCGAGCGCGCCAGACTGCGCAGCATCTCAACGACTATCCGGTGATCGACCCGCGCCTGCGCCCGGAATCGTCGATGGAGGAACTGCTCTCGGTGGTGTCCGAATTTCCGCGCGAAGGCGGTGCGCTGGTGCTTGTGGGCCATCAACCCATCCTCGGCCGCGCCGGGCTTTACTGGATCACCGGCTGCGACCAGCAGTTCTCATTGCGCAAAAGCGGCCTGCTCTGGGCGGTGGAACGCAGCCGCGAAGTCGGCATCCAGCGCAGTCTGCGCGCCTGCGTCAGCCCGGATTTGCTGGGCGATTGA
- a CDS encoding GNAT family N-acetyltransferase — translation MFDDEQARPLDRRTEHNAAGLNAAAGQASQSLSVAWARHGDEVREAQRLRYKVFVEEMGAQIKTPEPGLDIDLFDAYCDHLLVRDGDGRLIGTYRALPPHQAKRVGTLYTETEFDLTRLYHLKPRLLEIGRSCVHRDYRSGAVIMALWSGIATYMQRHGLDALIGCASMSMRCGGHTAASLWAQLQKSHLAAIEDRVHPRLALPVQHLRQDLAVEPPPLLKGYLRVGAKVCGAPAWDPDFGVADFALLLRLSQVNRRYARHFLGE, via the coding sequence ATGTTCGACGACGAACAAGCGCGTCCGCTGGACAGGCGCACTGAGCACAACGCGGCGGGCCTGAACGCCGCAGCCGGACAAGCCTCGCAGAGTCTCAGCGTCGCCTGGGCGCGTCATGGCGATGAAGTGCGCGAGGCGCAGCGCCTGCGCTACAAGGTGTTCGTCGAAGAAATGGGCGCGCAGATCAAAACGCCCGAGCCCGGCCTCGACATCGATCTGTTCGACGCCTACTGCGACCACCTGCTGGTACGCGACGGCGACGGACGCCTGATCGGCACCTACCGCGCCCTGCCCCCGCATCAGGCCAAACGCGTGGGCACGCTCTACACCGAAACCGAATTCGATCTCACCCGCCTGTATCACCTCAAGCCCCGCCTGCTCGAAATCGGTCGCTCGTGTGTGCACCGCGACTATCGCAGCGGCGCCGTCATCATGGCGCTGTGGAGCGGCATCGCCACCTATATGCAACGCCACGGGCTCGATGCGCTGATCGGCTGCGCCAGCATGTCGATGCGTTGCGGCGGACATACCGCCGCCAGCCTCTGGGCCCAACTTCAGAAAAGCCATCTGGCCGCGATCGAAGACCGGGTGCACCCGCGTCTCGCCCTGCCGGTGCAGCACCTGCGGCAAGACCTCGCGGTGGAGCCGCCGCCGCTGCTCAAGGGTTATCTGCGTGTCGGCGCCAAAGTGTGCGGCGCTCCCGCTTGGGACCCGGACTTCGGCGTGGCTGATTTCGCCTTACTGCTGCGTCTGAGCCAGGTCAACCGGCGCTACGCGCGGCATTTCCTCGGCGAGTAA
- the fumC gene encoding class II fumarate hydratase, with product MNRNGNTTQQLIEPSEGNRIETDSFGPIEVSEAHLWGAQTQRSLQHFAISTEQMPREFIRALALVKRACAGVNAELGKLDLRTAQAIIEAADEVIAERYPDEFPLAVWQTGSGTQTNMNMNEVLANRASVLLGGGVGLARSVHPNDQVNMGQSSNDIFPTAMHVAAASQTVQYLLPALIALRTTLQTKAESFADIVKIGRTHLQDATPLTLGQEFSGYVAQLDLARRAVDAALGPVYALAVGGTAVGTGLNTHASFGVRVATELARQTGLPFTSAENKFAALAGHEALVFLHGALKTLATALMKIANDVRWLASGPRSGLGEIRIPENEPGSSIMPGKVNPTQCEALTMVCAQVFGNDVAINIGGASGNFELNVFKPLIAHNVLQSLRLLADAMNSFDHHLARGIEADRARITELMQRSLMLVTALAPHIGYDQAAAIAKSAHHSGSTLREAALASGLVSAEDYDRWVRPQDMVRTS from the coding sequence ATGAACCGTAACGGCAACACTACCCAGCAGTTGATAGAGCCCAGCGAGGGCAACCGGATCGAGACCGACTCGTTCGGTCCCATCGAAGTGTCCGAGGCGCATCTGTGGGGCGCGCAGACGCAGCGCTCGCTGCAGCATTTCGCGATTTCCACCGAGCAGATGCCGCGCGAGTTCATCCGCGCCCTGGCGCTGGTCAAGCGGGCCTGCGCCGGCGTGAATGCCGAGTTGGGCAAACTCGATCTGCGCACCGCGCAGGCCATTATCGAGGCGGCCGATGAGGTCATTGCCGAACGCTATCCCGACGAGTTTCCGCTGGCGGTCTGGCAGACCGGCTCGGGCACGCAGACCAATATGAACATGAACGAGGTGCTCGCCAACCGCGCCTCGGTGCTGCTGGGCGGTGGCGTGGGTCTGGCGCGCAGCGTGCATCCCAACGATCAGGTCAATATGGGGCAGTCGTCGAATGACATTTTCCCCACGGCCATGCATGTGGCCGCCGCTTCGCAGACCGTGCAATATCTGCTGCCCGCACTCATCGCCCTGCGCACCACCCTGCAGACCAAGGCGGAATCTTTCGCCGACATCGTCAAAATCGGCCGCACCCATTTGCAGGACGCCACGCCTCTCACCCTCGGGCAGGAATTTTCGGGCTACGTCGCCCAACTCGATCTGGCAAGGCGCGCCGTCGACGCCGCGCTGGGGCCGGTCTATGCACTGGCCGTGGGTGGCACCGCGGTGGGCACCGGGCTCAACACCCATGCGTCGTTCGGCGTGCGCGTGGCCACCGAGTTGGCGCGGCAGACCGGGCTGCCGTTCACCAGCGCCGAGAACAAGTTCGCCGCGCTCGCCGGGCACGAGGCGCTGGTGTTCCTGCACGGCGCGCTCAAAACGCTCGCGACGGCACTGATGAAAATCGCCAATGACGTGCGCTGGCTGGCTTCCGGTCCGCGCAGCGGGTTGGGCGAGATTCGCATTCCCGAGAACGAGCCGGGCAGTTCCATCATGCCGGGCAAGGTCAACCCCACGCAGTGCGAGGCGCTCACCATGGTGTGCGCGCAGGTGTTCGGCAACGATGTGGCGATCAATATCGGCGGGGCTTCCGGCAACTTCGAGCTCAATGTGTTCAAGCCGCTGATCGCGCACAACGTGCTGCAAAGCCTGCGGCTGCTGGCCGATGCGATGAACAGCTTCGATCATCATCTGGCGCGCGGCATCGAGGCCGACCGGGCGCGCATCACCGAGTTGATGCAGCGTTCGCTGATGCTCGTTACCGCGCTTGCGCCGCACATCGGCTACGACCAGGCGGCGGCCATTGCCAAGTCGGCCCACCACAGCGGTAGCACCCTGCGCGAAGCAGCGCTGGCCTCGGGGCTGGTGAGTGCGGAAGACTATGACCGCTGGGTGCGGCCGCAGGACATGGTGAGAACCAGTTGA